The following are from one region of the Vicugna pacos chromosome 9, VicPac4, whole genome shotgun sequence genome:
- the LRRC8C gene encoding volume-regulated anion channel subunit LRRC8C codes for MIPVTEFRQFSEQQPAFRVLKPWWDVFTDYLSVAMLMIGVFGCTLQVMQDKIICLPKRVQPSQNHSSVSNVSQAVASTIPLPPPKPSPTNPVTVEMKGLKTDLDLQQYSFINQMCYERALHWYAKYFPYLVLIHTLVFMLCSNFWFKFPGSSSKIEHFISILGKCFDSPWTTRALSEVSGEDSEEKDNRKNNVSRSNTTQSGPEGSLVTSQSLKSIPEKFVVDKSTAGALDKKEGEQAKALFEKVKKFRLHVEEGDILYAMYVRQMVLKVIKFLIIIAYNSALVSKVQFTVDCNVDIQDMTGYKNFSCNHTMAHLFSKLSFCYLCFVSIYGLTCLYTLYWLFYRSLREYSFEYVRQETGIDDIPDVKNDFAFMLHMIDQYDPLYSKRFAVFLSEVSENKLKQLNLNNEWTPDKLRQKLQTNAHNRLELPLIMLSGLPDTVFEITELQSLKLEIIKNVMIPATIAQLDNLQELSLHQCSVKIHSAALSFLKENLKVLSVKFDDMRELPPWMYGLRNLEELYLVGSLSHDISRNVTLESLRDLKSLKILSIKSNVSKIPQAVVDVSSHLQKMCIHNDGTKLVMLNNLKKMTNLTELELVHCDLERIPHAVFSLLSLQELDLKENNLKSIEEIVSFQHLRKLTVLKLWHNSIAYIPEHIKKLTSLERLSFSHNKIEVLPSHLFLCNKIRYLDLSYNDIRFIPPEIGVLQSLQYFSITCNKVESLPDELYFCKKLKTLKIGKNSLSVLSPKIGNLQFLSYLDVKGNHFEILPPELGDCRALKRAGLVVEDALFETLPSDVREQMKTE; via the coding sequence GTCATGCAAGACAAGATAATCTGCCTTCCGAAAAGAGTTCAGCCTTCTCAGAACCACTCTTCTGTTTCAAATGTCTCTCAAGCCGTGGCCAGTACCATCCCACTGCCTCCACCGAAACCGTCTCCTACTAACCCGGTCACAGTGGAAATGAAAGGCCTGAAGACAGACCTGGACCTTCAGCAGTACAGCTTCATCAACCAGATGTGCTACGAGCGAGCCCTCCACTGGTATGCCAAGTACTTCCCTTACCTCGTCCTCATCCACACACTGGTCTTCATGCTCTGCAGCAACTTTTGGTTCAAATTCCCTGGCTCCAGCTCCAAAATCGAGCACTTCATCTCCATCCTGGGGAAGTGTTTTGACTCTCCCTGGACCACACGGGCTTTATCTGAAGTGTCCGGGGAGGACTCCGAAGAAAAGGACAACAGGAAGAACAACGTGAGCAGGTCCAACACCACCCAGTCCGGCCCGGAAGGCAGCCTGGTCACCTCCCAGTCCCTGAAGTCCATTCCTGAGAAGTTTGTGGTCGACAAGTCCACGGCGGGGGCTCTCGATAAGAAGGAGGGTGAGCAAGCCAAGGCCTTATTTGAGAAGGTGAAGAAGTTCAGGCTGCACGTGGAAGAAGGTGACATACTCTACGCAATGTATGTTCGCCAGATGGTACTTAAGGTTATAAAATTCCTAATCATCATTGCATATAACAGCGCCCTGGTCTCCAAAGTCCAGTTCACAGTGGACTGTAATGTTGACATTCAAGACATGACCGGATACAAAAACTTCTCTTGCAACCACACCATGGCCCACCTGTTCTCAAAGCTCTCCTTCTGCTACCTGTGCTTCGTAAGCATCTATGGACTGACGTGCCTGTATACCTTGTACTGGCTGTTCTACCGTTCCCTGAGGGAGTACTCGTTTGAGTACGTCCGGCAGGAGACTGGAATCGACGACATTCCAGATGTGAAAAATGACTTTGCTTTTATGCTTCATATGATAGATCAGTATGACCCTCTGTATTCCAAGAGATTTGCAGTGTTCCTGTCTGAAGTGAGCGAAAACAAACTGAAGCAGCTGAACTTGAATAACGAGTGGACTCCTGATAAACTGAGGCAGAAGCTGCAGACGAACGCCCATAACCGCCTGGAACTGCCTCTCATCATGCTCTCTGGCCTTCCAGACACTGTTTTTGAAATCACAGAGTTGCAGTCTCTGAAACTTGAAATCATTAAGAACGTGATGATACCAGCCACCATTGCTCAGCTCGACAACCTCCAGGAGCTCTCTCTGCACCAGTGCTCGGTCAAGATCCACAGCGCGGCACTCTCTTTCCTGAAGGAAAACCTCAAGGTCTTGAGCGTCAAGTTTGATGATATGCGGGAGCTGCCCCCCTGGATGTACGGACTCCGGAACCTGGAGGAGCTCTACCTGGTTGGCTCGCTAAGTCACGATATTTCCAGAAATGTTACCCTTGAGTCTCTGCGGGATCTCAAAAGCCTTAAAATTCTCTCCATCAAAAGCAACGTTTCCAAAATCCCGCAGGCAGTGGTGGATGTTTCCAGCCATCTCCAGAAGATGTGCATTCACAACGACGGCACCAAGCTGGTGATGCTCAACAATCTGAAGAAGATGACCAACCTGACCGAGCTGGAGCTGGTCCACTGCGACCTGGAGCGCATTCCTCACGCCGTGTTCAGCCTGCTCAGCCTCCAGGAGTTGGACCTcaaggaaaataatctgaaatctaTAGAAGAGATCGTTAGCTTCCAGCACTTGCGAAAGCTGACCGTGCTCAAGCTGTGGCACAACAGCATCGCCTACATCCCAGAGCACATAAAGAAGCTCACCAGCCTGGAGCGCCTGTCCTTCAGCCACAACAAGATAGAGGTGCTGCCTTCCCACCTCTTCCTGTGCAACAAAATCCGATACCTGGACTTGTCCTACAACGACATTCGATTTATCCCACCTGAAATCGGAGTTCTGCAAAGTTTACAGTATTTCTCCATCACTTGTAACAAAGTGGAGAGCCTGCCAGATGAACTCTACTTCTGTAAGAAACTGAAAACTCTGAAGATTGGGAAAAACAGCCTATCAGTACTTTCCCCGAAAATTGGAAATTTACAATTTCTTTCCTACTTAGATGTTAAAGGCAATCACTTTGAAATCCTCCCTCCCGAACTGGGTGACTGCCGGGCTCTGAAGCGAGCTGGCTTAGTTGTAGAAGATGCTCTGTTTGAAACCCTGCCTTCTGATGTCCGCGAGCAGATGAAAACGGAGtaa